A single genomic interval of Saccharothrix saharensis harbors:
- a CDS encoding ArsR/SmtB family transcription factor, with product MHAFDVLGDPVRRRILELLADGEQTSGAVTEVVRREFGISQPAVSQHLRVLRENGFARVRPEGTRRLYAVDDQGLREVDEWLDRFRRFWSGHLDALATELARGKRERRLKEERP from the coding sequence GTGCACGCGTTCGACGTACTCGGCGACCCGGTCCGCCGCCGCATCCTGGAGCTGCTGGCCGACGGCGAGCAGACCTCCGGCGCGGTCACGGAGGTGGTCCGCCGGGAGTTCGGCATCTCGCAGCCGGCCGTCTCCCAGCACCTGCGGGTGCTGCGCGAGAACGGCTTCGCCCGCGTCCGCCCGGAAGGCACCCGACGCCTCTACGCGGTGGACGACCAAGGCCTGCGTGAGGTGGACGAGTGGCTCGACCGGTTCCGCCGGTTCTGGAGCGGGCACCTCGACGCGCTGGCCACCGAACTCGCGCGCGGCAAGCGCGAGAGGCGACTCAAGGAGGAACGACCGTGA
- a CDS encoding SRPBCC domain-containing protein, translating to MIDIADQLKAIHREVSAGSDETIGVLLRRTYDAAAADVWDAVTDPDRLRRWFLPVSGDLREGGGFQVEGNASGEVLTCAPPKLLRLTWGAPTSVVELRLTEDDEERTTVELEHTVPKAMAGSGAGALYVGPGWDGALLGLGLYLGGEVHEGFDPVAAANAPETQRFNAGSIDAWAAVVAESGTASADELAAAVAMAKGQYTPDVS from the coding sequence GTGATCGACATCGCCGACCAGCTCAAGGCCATCCACCGCGAGGTGAGCGCGGGCTCGGACGAGACCATCGGCGTGCTGCTGCGCCGCACGTACGACGCGGCGGCGGCGGACGTGTGGGACGCGGTGACCGATCCGGACCGGCTCCGGCGCTGGTTCCTGCCGGTCAGCGGCGACCTGCGCGAGGGTGGCGGCTTCCAGGTGGAGGGCAACGCGAGCGGCGAGGTCCTGACCTGCGCGCCGCCGAAGCTGCTGCGGCTGACGTGGGGGGCGCCGACCAGCGTCGTGGAACTGCGCCTCACCGAGGACGACGAGGAGCGGACCACCGTCGAGCTGGAGCACACCGTGCCCAAGGCGATGGCGGGCAGCGGCGCGGGCGCGCTGTACGTCGGCCCCGGCTGGGACGGCGCGCTGCTCGGCCTGGGCCTGTACCTGGGGGGCGAGGTGCACGAGGGCTTCGACCCGGTCGCCGCCGCCAACGCGCCGGAGACCCAGCGGTTCAACGCCGGGTCCATCGACGCGTGGGCGGCGGTGGTCGCCGAGTCGGGCACCGCCTCGGCGGACGAGCTGGCCGCGGCGGTCGCGATGGCGAAGGGCCAGTACACGCCGGACGTCAGCTGA
- a CDS encoding DUF3140 domain-containing protein, translating to MTDTLWDEFHRVVNMTSHELEDWLRTRSAGEDGESLPDQAGTPTGQEVLRVLRKRRTDLTTEDVKVMRKVVERVHEQRRDDLEPTAGEAHWRHRLMSIGHDPLKPA from the coding sequence ATGACCGACACCTTGTGGGACGAGTTCCACCGCGTGGTGAACATGACCTCGCACGAACTGGAGGACTGGCTGCGCACCCGCTCGGCGGGCGAGGACGGCGAAAGCCTCCCCGACCAGGCCGGGACGCCCACCGGTCAGGAGGTGCTGCGGGTGCTGCGCAAGCGGCGCACCGACCTGACCACCGAGGACGTGAAGGTGATGCGCAAGGTCGTGGAGCGGGTGCACGAGCAGCGGCGCGACGACCTGGAGCCCACGGCGGGCGAGGCGCACTGGCGGCACCGGCTCATGTCCATCGGCCACGACCCGCTCAAGCCCGCCTGA
- a CDS encoding NAD(P)/FAD-dependent oxidoreductase, translating into MGKPRVLVVGTGFAGYHCLRTLERVLPADAAELVAVNPTDYMLYVPLLPEVAGGSLDPRRVAVPLRPKLPRTRLVQAHVTGLDLAARTCTAVDVEGREQVLEWDRLVLTAGSVTRLLSIPGVAEHAFGFKSVAEAVFLRDHVLRQVELAEQATDPAERAARATFVVVGAGYTGTELVAQGQQLTRSALRGRRGLAESDVKWVLVDMAPRVLPGLDERLSAPAARVLRARGVDVRLKTSVEEVTAECAKLTDGSEIPTRTLVWCVGVQPDPLVESVSLATVKGRVVVDPTLAVPTHPHVFAAGDVAAVPDVFNGGEPTPMTAQHAQRQGKLAGRNVAASLGHGDVGTYRHRDLGFVVDLAGAQAVANPLHVPLTGLPAKAVARGYHLLAMPGNRLRVAVDWLTDLLARRQVVQFGLVPEAGVRLGDVDRIGATDRG; encoded by the coding sequence ATGGGCAAGCCACGCGTGCTGGTCGTGGGAACGGGCTTCGCGGGCTACCACTGCCTGCGCACGCTGGAACGCGTGCTGCCCGCCGACGCCGCCGAGCTGGTGGCGGTCAACCCGACCGACTACATGCTCTACGTGCCGCTGCTGCCCGAGGTCGCGGGCGGTTCGCTCGACCCGCGCCGGGTCGCCGTGCCGCTGCGGCCCAAGCTGCCGCGCACCCGGCTGGTGCAGGCGCACGTCACCGGGCTCGACCTGGCCGCGCGCACGTGCACCGCCGTGGACGTCGAGGGGCGTGAGCAGGTCCTGGAGTGGGACCGGTTGGTGCTCACGGCGGGCTCGGTCACCCGGCTGCTGTCCATCCCGGGCGTGGCCGAGCACGCGTTCGGGTTCAAGTCGGTCGCCGAGGCGGTGTTCCTGCGCGACCACGTGCTGCGGCAGGTCGAGCTGGCCGAGCAGGCCACCGACCCGGCGGAACGGGCGGCGCGCGCGACGTTCGTCGTGGTCGGCGCCGGGTACACGGGCACGGAGCTGGTGGCGCAGGGGCAGCAGCTGACCCGGTCGGCGTTGCGCGGTCGGCGCGGCCTGGCGGAGTCCGACGTCAAGTGGGTGCTGGTCGACATGGCCCCGCGCGTGCTGCCGGGCCTGGACGAGCGGCTCTCGGCGCCCGCGGCCCGGGTCCTGCGGGCCCGGGGCGTGGACGTGCGGCTGAAGACCAGCGTCGAGGAGGTCACCGCGGAGTGCGCGAAGCTGACCGACGGCAGCGAGATCCCGACGCGCACGCTCGTGTGGTGCGTCGGCGTGCAGCCGGACCCGTTGGTGGAGTCGGTGTCGCTGGCCACGGTGAAGGGCCGGGTCGTGGTCGACCCGACGTTGGCCGTGCCGACGCACCCGCACGTGTTCGCGGCCGGTGACGTCGCGGCCGTGCCCGACGTGTTCAACGGTGGCGAGCCGACCCCGATGACCGCGCAGCACGCGCAGCGGCAGGGCAAGCTCGCGGGCCGCAACGTCGCCGCGTCCCTGGGCCACGGCGACGTGGGCACCTACCGGCACCGCGACCTCGGGTTCGTGGTCGACCTGGCCGGCGCGCAGGCGGTGGCCAACCCGCTGCACGTGCCGCTGACCGGGCTGCCCGCGAAGGCCGTGGCGCGCGGCTACCACCTGCTGGCGATGCCGGGCAACCGGCTGCGGGTGGCCGTGGACTGGCTCACCGACCTGCTCGCCCGCCGCCAGGTCGTGCAGTTCGGGCTGGTCCCGGAGGCGGGCGTGCGGTTGGGCGACGTGGACCGGATCGGCGCGACCGACCGGGGGTGA
- a CDS encoding HAD family hydrolase: protein MALGLPDAITACLFDLDGVLTSTAVLHRRAWRRTFDDFLRPRGEPPFAESDYLRFVDGRPRYDGVREFLASRGITLPEGTPDDPPDADTVHGVGNRKNDLLEAIIRHEGVTPYAGTAPYLRAVEDEGLGIGVVTSSANARKVLDAAGLSPFVQALVDGVVISRDGLKGKPAPDSFLAGARLLGVNPAHAAVFEDALSGVQAGRAGGFGHVVGVDRAGQREALLAHGADVVVEDLSELL, encoded by the coding sequence ATGGCCCTGGGACTGCCCGACGCGATCACCGCCTGTCTCTTCGACCTGGACGGCGTGCTGACCAGCACCGCCGTGCTGCACCGCCGCGCGTGGCGGCGCACGTTCGACGACTTCCTGCGCCCGCGCGGTGAGCCGCCGTTCGCCGAATCGGACTACCTCAGGTTCGTGGACGGCCGGCCCCGCTACGACGGGGTGCGGGAGTTCCTCGCCTCGCGCGGCATCACGCTGCCCGAGGGCACGCCCGACGACCCGCCCGACGCCGACACCGTCCACGGCGTCGGCAACCGCAAGAACGACCTGCTGGAGGCGATCATCCGACACGAAGGCGTGACACCCTACGCGGGCACGGCACCGTACCTGCGCGCGGTCGAGGACGAGGGGTTGGGCATCGGCGTGGTGACGTCGTCGGCCAACGCGCGCAAGGTCCTCGACGCGGCCGGCCTCAGCCCGTTCGTGCAGGCCCTGGTCGACGGCGTGGTGATCAGCCGCGACGGGCTCAAGGGCAAGCCCGCGCCGGACTCGTTCCTGGCGGGCGCGCGGCTGCTGGGCGTGAACCCGGCGCACGCGGCGGTGTTCGAGGACGCGCTGTCGGGCGTGCAGGCCGGGCGCGCGGGCGGGTTCGGGCACGTGGTGGGCGTGGACCGGGCCGGCCAGCGGGAGGCGCTGCTCGCGCACGGCGCGGACGTCGTCGTCGAAGACCTCTCGGAGCTGCTGTGA
- a CDS encoding glycoside hydrolase family 65 protein has product MVRWDGLAVDQLRRTESVFALSNGHIGMRGTLDEGEPRGLPGTYLNGFYEEHALPYGESGYGYPEAGQTVVNVTDGKVIRLLVEDEPLDMRYGRAHAHQRELDFRTGTLRRCTEWESPTGRRVTVRTERLVSLTQRAVAAILYEVEPSEDVQLVVQSDLLANEPVENEGDDPRVAAALNEPLVADFAHAEDHRAVLAHHARNSGLRMAAAMDHELVVDDGVRTEIRAEGDLARFTAAVDVPAGGKLRLVKYLGYGWSAQRSVPALRAQVEAALAGARQTGWEGLLAEQRRFLDDFWEVADIELHGDDELQQALRFALFHIMQAAVRGETRAIPGKGLTGPGYDGHAFWDTEMFVLPVLAYTVPEAARDALRWRHSTLPKARERAEVLGQRGAAFPWRSISGAECSAYWPASTAAFHVSGDVAHAVLQYVNATGDRAFERECGAEVLVETARLWTSLGHHDQHGGFRIDGVTGPDEYSAVVDNNVYTNLIAQKNLRGAADACERHPDVAERLDVTAGEVQDWRKAADGMLIPFDDLLDVHQQNEGFTSHAEWDFEGTDPDEYPLLLNRPYFDLYRKQVVKQADLVLAMHVRGDAFTAAQKARNFAYYEARTVRDSSLSAGTQAVLAAEVGASQLAYDYLAEAAFTDLHDLHGNVHNGLHMASLAGAWVGVVAGFGGMRDHDGELSFAPRLPPGLTGMAFRMSFGGTRFAVEVEPRSVTYRIVAGDALRTSHHGEPVVVEPGHPVTMSIPDPPEPPRLRQPANRAPVRRVPPVRPFTGVPGDPERETTAGQEDRG; this is encoded by the coding sequence ATGGTGCGCTGGGACGGCCTCGCCGTGGACCAGCTGCGCCGCACGGAGTCGGTGTTCGCGCTGTCCAACGGGCACATCGGGATGCGCGGCACGCTGGACGAGGGCGAGCCCCGCGGCCTGCCCGGCACCTACCTCAACGGCTTCTACGAGGAGCACGCGCTGCCCTACGGCGAGTCCGGCTACGGCTACCCGGAGGCGGGGCAGACGGTCGTCAACGTCACCGACGGCAAGGTGATCCGGCTGCTGGTCGAGGACGAGCCGCTGGACATGCGCTACGGCCGCGCCCACGCGCACCAGCGCGAGCTGGACTTCCGCACCGGCACGCTGCGCCGCTGCACGGAGTGGGAGTCGCCGACCGGGCGGCGGGTCACCGTGCGCACCGAGCGGCTGGTGTCGCTGACCCAGCGCGCGGTCGCGGCGATCCTCTACGAGGTCGAGCCGAGCGAGGACGTGCAGCTCGTCGTGCAGTCCGACCTGCTGGCCAACGAGCCGGTGGAGAACGAGGGCGACGACCCGCGGGTGGCCGCGGCGCTGAACGAGCCGCTGGTGGCGGACTTCGCGCACGCCGAGGACCACCGGGCGGTGCTGGCCCACCACGCGCGCAACTCGGGGCTGCGGATGGCCGCCGCGATGGACCACGAGCTGGTGGTGGACGACGGCGTGCGCACCGAGATCCGCGCCGAGGGCGACCTGGCGCGCTTCACCGCCGCCGTGGACGTGCCCGCGGGCGGGAAGCTGCGGCTGGTGAAGTACCTCGGGTACGGCTGGTCCGCGCAGCGGTCGGTGCCCGCGCTGCGGGCGCAGGTGGAGGCGGCGCTGGCAGGTGCGCGCCAGACCGGCTGGGAGGGCCTGCTGGCCGAGCAGCGGCGGTTCCTGGACGACTTCTGGGAGGTCGCCGACATCGAGCTGCACGGCGACGACGAGCTGCAGCAGGCGCTGCGGTTCGCGCTGTTCCACATCATGCAGGCGGCGGTGCGCGGCGAGACGCGGGCGATCCCGGGCAAGGGGCTGACCGGGCCCGGCTACGACGGGCACGCGTTCTGGGACACCGAGATGTTCGTGCTGCCCGTGCTGGCCTACACCGTGCCGGAGGCGGCGCGGGACGCGTTGCGGTGGCGGCACTCGACGTTGCCCAAGGCGCGGGAGCGGGCCGAGGTGCTCGGCCAGCGCGGCGCGGCGTTCCCGTGGCGGTCGATCAGCGGGGCCGAGTGCTCGGCGTACTGGCCCGCGAGCACGGCCGCGTTCCACGTCAGCGGCGACGTCGCGCACGCCGTGCTCCAGTACGTGAACGCGACCGGCGACCGGGCGTTCGAGCGCGAGTGCGGCGCGGAGGTCCTGGTGGAGACGGCGCGGCTGTGGACGTCGCTGGGCCACCACGACCAGCACGGCGGGTTCCGCATCGACGGGGTCACCGGGCCGGACGAGTACTCGGCCGTGGTGGACAACAACGTCTACACCAACCTCATCGCGCAGAAGAACCTGCGCGGCGCGGCGGACGCGTGCGAACGGCACCCGGACGTGGCCGAGCGGCTCGACGTGACCGCCGGCGAGGTGCAGGACTGGCGCAAGGCCGCCGACGGGATGCTGATCCCGTTCGACGACCTGCTCGACGTGCACCAGCAGAACGAGGGGTTCACCTCGCACGCCGAGTGGGACTTCGAGGGCACCGACCCCGACGAGTACCCGTTGCTGCTCAACCGGCCCTACTTCGACCTCTACCGCAAGCAGGTGGTCAAGCAGGCCGACCTGGTGCTGGCCATGCACGTGCGCGGCGACGCGTTCACGGCGGCGCAGAAGGCGCGCAACTTCGCCTACTACGAGGCGAGGACGGTGCGTGACTCGTCGCTGTCGGCCGGCACGCAGGCGGTGCTGGCGGCCGAGGTGGGCGCGTCGCAGCTGGCCTACGACTACCTGGCCGAGGCGGCGTTCACCGACCTGCACGACCTGCACGGCAACGTCCACAACGGACTGCACATGGCGTCGTTGGCGGGCGCGTGGGTCGGCGTGGTGGCCGGGTTCGGCGGGATGCGCGACCACGACGGCGAGCTGTCGTTCGCGCCGCGCCTGCCGCCGGGGCTGACCGGGATGGCGTTCCGCATGTCGTTCGGCGGTACCCGCTTCGCGGTGGAGGTCGAGCCGCGGTCGGTGACCTACCGGATCGTGGCGGGCGACGCGCTGCGCACCAGCCACCACGGCGAGCCGGTCGTGGTGGAGCCGGGCCACCCGGTCACGATGTCCATTCCGGACCCGCCGGAGCCGCCCCGGCTGCGCCAGCCGGCGAACCGCGCGCCCGTGCGCAGGGTGCCGCCGGTCCGGCCGTTCACAGGCGTTCCGGGTGACCCGGAACGGGAAACGACGGCGGGGCAAGAAGATCGGGGATGA
- a CDS encoding extracellular solute-binding protein, giving the protein MANQAADSLLTRYHQEHPDVRIERTSLSRAEFQAKLAEATASGVFPDIAAVDATDVPRLAEAGAVADLTDRFDRWKLKDRFLPPVRESVTHEGRVHGVPLRTTTTALVYNRDHFAAAGLGEPPTTWAGLRVAAGALTSAERSGLCFGAKDDDLTTTFLPLLWQAGGDVTDIGGQASLDALAHLDGLVNTDRSVPTEALGWTDADARQRFAEGRCAMVITGPAAAAELNQAGLDWAAAPLPDGAAGAAGLLGGQTWVVGRNARAERAWDVLTWLAEHPDNATEFGGGLGALPNRTDTVDELAWQWDPNVPGFTARLRSARTPTAYGAAYPDISRALAAMTTRVLTGERRPDQAIADAAAEIGPLLR; this is encoded by the coding sequence ATGGCGAACCAGGCTGCGGACAGCCTCCTCACCCGGTACCACCAGGAACACCCCGACGTGCGGATCGAGCGCACCTCCCTTTCCCGCGCCGAGTTCCAGGCCAAGCTCGCCGAGGCGACCGCGTCCGGCGTGTTCCCCGACATCGCCGCGGTCGACGCCACCGACGTGCCCCGGCTGGCCGAGGCCGGTGCCGTCGCCGACCTCACCGACCGCTTCGACCGGTGGAAGCTGAAGGACCGGTTCCTCCCACCGGTGCGCGAGAGCGTCACCCACGAGGGGCGCGTCCACGGCGTGCCGCTGCGCACCACCACCACCGCGCTGGTCTACAACCGCGACCACTTCGCCGCGGCCGGGCTGGGTGAACCGCCGACGACCTGGGCCGGGCTGCGCGTCGCGGCCGGGGCGCTGACCTCGGCCGAGCGTTCCGGGCTGTGCTTCGGCGCGAAGGACGACGACCTGACGACCACGTTCCTGCCGCTGCTGTGGCAGGCGGGCGGCGACGTCACCGACATCGGCGGGCAGGCCTCCCTGGACGCCCTCGCCCACCTCGACGGCCTGGTGAACACCGACCGGAGCGTCCCGACCGAGGCTCTGGGCTGGACCGACGCCGACGCGCGGCAGCGGTTCGCCGAGGGCCGCTGCGCGATGGTGATCACCGGACCGGCCGCGGCGGCGGAGCTGAACCAGGCCGGGCTGGACTGGGCCGCGGCCCCGCTGCCCGACGGGGCGGCGGGCGCGGCGGGCCTGCTCGGCGGCCAGACGTGGGTGGTCGGGCGCAACGCCCGAGCCGAGCGGGCGTGGGACGTGCTGACCTGGCTGGCCGAGCACCCGGACAACGCGACCGAGTTCGGCGGCGGCCTGGGCGCGCTGCCCAACCGCACCGACACCGTGGACGAGCTGGCCTGGCAGTGGGACCCCAACGTGCCGGGCTTCACCGCCCGGCTGCGTTCGGCGCGCACACCCACCGCGTACGGCGCGGCGTACCCGGACATCTCCCGCGCCCTGGCCGCGATGACGACCCGCGTGCTGACCGGCGAGCGCCGCCCCGATCAGGCGATTGCCGACGCCGCGGCGGAGATCGGCCCGCTGCTGCGCTAA
- a CDS encoding DUF2087 domain-containing protein, with product MTPDSLIGLLAEPERLRVAAALVLGARTTADITEATGLDVRRVENSLRRLRSAGLVVTDGSGLRLREELFKEATRVEQANRVPEDPFVRDGRLVKLPAQRGRRRAVLEQVSTAFEPGRRYPERDVVEVLKRWCEGGEVDHVTVRRYLVDEGLLSRDDGVYWRTGGPVSV from the coding sequence GTGACCCCTGATTCACTGATCGGACTGCTGGCCGAGCCCGAGCGGTTGCGCGTGGCCGCCGCGCTGGTCCTGGGCGCCCGCACGACGGCGGACATCACCGAGGCGACCGGGTTGGACGTTCGCCGGGTCGAGAACTCGTTGCGCCGACTGCGGTCGGCGGGACTCGTCGTGACCGACGGGTCGGGCTTGCGACTGCGCGAGGAACTGTTCAAGGAAGCCACCCGGGTCGAACAGGCGAACCGGGTCCCGGAGGACCCGTTCGTGCGGGACGGGCGGCTGGTGAAGCTCCCCGCGCAGCGCGGACGCAGGCGGGCGGTGCTCGAACAGGTGAGCACCGCGTTCGAGCCGGGTAGACGGTACCCCGAGCGGGACGTGGTGGAGGTGCTGAAGCGGTGGTGCGAGGGCGGTGAGGTCGACCACGTGACCGTGCGCCGGTACCTCGTGGACGAAGGGCTGCTCAGCCGGGACGACGGCGTGTACTGGCGTACCGGCGGCCCGGTGAGCGTCTAG